The following proteins come from a genomic window of Methanoculleus caldifontis:
- a CDS encoding ribosome biogenesis/translation initiation ATPase RLI, producing MRIAVVHRDRCHPVKCGTECILYCPRVRTGDETVVIGEDQKAVISEELCVGCGICVKKCPFEALDIVNLPEQLDQPTHRYGKNGFVLYGLPIPVEGKVTGILGPNGIGKSTSVQILSGTLVPNLGRTEAPVAWKEVLDLYQGTELFDYLQVLAQKNVKVAVKPQYIDQIPKVFSGTVRDLLRTTDERGRLDYYIDRLSLRAIIDRPIGTLSGGELQRVAITACLARDADFYFLDEITPYLDVYQRMAAADLIRELAQERPVVIVEHDLAILDMLADTVHVAYGEPAVFGVITHPKGVRIGINQYLEGFLPEENVRFRTYAVTFDTRAHAADADREVLLAFPSMKKGFEQFSLTVEGGDIRSGEVLGVLGANGIGKSTFAQLLAGVLEPDTGSMDTRVRISYKPQYIKGDTEATVEELLRRATTKFDTSFYQHEILEPLSLSQLLQAPVNTLSGGELQRVAIAVCLSRDADLYILDEPSAHLDVEQRVKISRMIRKHAEGREASTLVIDHDIYLIDMISDRILVFEGEPGIRGQAAGPFDMAAGMNRFLKALGITFRRDKSGRPRINKPGSFLDREQMAAGSYYYAEISKS from the coding sequence ATGCGTATTGCTGTTGTACACCGTGATCGGTGCCACCCCGTCAAGTGCGGCACCGAGTGCATCCTCTACTGCCCGCGTGTCCGGACCGGCGACGAGACCGTCGTCATCGGCGAGGACCAGAAAGCCGTCATATCCGAGGAACTCTGCGTCGGGTGCGGCATCTGCGTGAAGAAGTGCCCGTTCGAGGCCCTCGACATCGTCAACCTCCCCGAACAACTCGACCAGCCGACCCACCGCTACGGCAAGAACGGCTTCGTCCTCTACGGCCTCCCGATCCCTGTCGAGGGGAAGGTCACCGGTATCCTCGGTCCGAACGGTATCGGGAAGAGCACGTCGGTGCAGATCCTCTCGGGCACGCTCGTCCCGAACCTGGGGAGGACCGAGGCGCCTGTCGCCTGGAAGGAGGTCCTCGACCTCTACCAGGGGACCGAGCTCTTCGACTACCTCCAGGTACTCGCGCAGAAGAACGTGAAGGTCGCCGTGAAGCCGCAGTACATCGACCAGATCCCGAAGGTCTTCTCAGGGACGGTGCGCGACCTTCTCAGGACGACCGACGAGCGCGGGAGGCTCGATTACTACATCGACCGGCTCTCGCTCCGGGCGATCATCGACCGGCCGATCGGCACCCTCTCCGGCGGCGAGCTCCAGCGGGTGGCGATCACCGCCTGCCTCGCCCGCGACGCCGACTTCTACTTCCTCGACGAGATCACGCCCTACCTCGACGTCTACCAGCGGATGGCCGCCGCAGACCTGATCCGGGAACTCGCCCAGGAGCGGCCGGTCGTGATCGTGGAGCACGACCTCGCCATCCTCGATATGCTCGCGGACACCGTGCATGTCGCCTACGGAGAGCCGGCGGTCTTCGGTGTCATCACCCACCCGAAGGGCGTCCGGATAGGGATCAACCAGTACCTCGAAGGCTTCCTCCCGGAGGAGAACGTCAGGTTCAGGACGTACGCGGTGACGTTCGACACCCGGGCCCACGCCGCCGATGCGGACCGGGAGGTGCTGCTCGCGTTCCCGTCGATGAAGAAGGGTTTCGAGCAGTTCTCGCTCACCGTCGAGGGGGGGGATATCCGGAGCGGCGAGGTCCTCGGTGTCCTCGGGGCGAACGGTATCGGGAAGAGCACGTTTGCCCAGCTCCTTGCCGGGGTGCTCGAACCCGATACCGGGTCGATGGATACCCGGGTGCGCATCTCCTACAAGCCCCAGTACATCAAAGGGGATACGGAGGCGACCGTCGAGGAGCTCCTCCGGCGGGCGACGACGAAGTTCGACACCTCGTTCTACCAGCACGAGATCTTAGAGCCCCTCTCCCTCTCGCAGCTCCTCCAGGCGCCGGTGAACACCCTCTCCGGCGGCGAACTCCAGCGGGTGGCGATCGCCGTCTGCCTCTCGCGCGATGCCGACCTCTACATCCTCGACGAGCCGAGCGCGCACCTCGACGTGGAGCAGCGGGTGAAGATCTCGCGGATGATCCGGAAGCACGCCGAAGGCCGGGAAGCGAGCACGCTCGTGATCGACCACGACATCTATTTGATCGACATGATCAGCGACCGGATCCTGGTCTTCGAGGGCGAGCCGGGGATCCGCGGCCAGGCCGCCGGGCCGTTCGATATGGCGGCGGGCATGAACCGGTTTTTGAAGGCGCTCGGGATCACCTTCCGGCGGGATAAGAGTGGGAGGCCGCGGATCAACAAGCCGGGCTCGTTCCTGGACCGGGAGCAGATGGCGGCCGGGTCCTACTACTACGCCGAGATCTCGAAGTCGTAG
- a CDS encoding EMC6-like membrane protein: MSDNAVAEEVQKTRPRTRAEKQVEHRNRLKRTLVACFMGILTGAISFYLSGTPDPATGLQQNAIIGVLLLMAGVVFQKHIFMLLQFDYMELTGKDWFYQSFMTFALWFITWTLLLTTTVL, from the coding sequence ATGAGCGATAATGCGGTAGCAGAAGAGGTTCAAAAAACACGGCCGAGGACACGTGCCGAGAAACAGGTCGAGCACAGAAACCGGTTGAAACGAACGCTTGTAGCCTGTTTCATGGGTATCCTGACCGGGGCGATCTCGTTCTACCTCTCCGGCACACCAGACCCGGCGACCGGGCTCCAGCAGAACGCTATCATCGGCGTGCTTCTCCTGATGGCGGGCGTCGTCTTCCAGAAGCACATCTTCATGCTCCTCCAGTTCGATTACATGGAGTTGACCGGCAAGGACTGGTTCTACCAGAGTTTCATGACGTTCGCGCTCTGGTTCATCACCTGGACGCTCCTCCTGACCACCACCGTTCTGTGA
- a CDS encoding ligand-binding sensor domain-containing protein codes for MHRVLILSVVAASLFLPPASGIYVGVPDYYSGIASAGVTDAINGRHGDVIFATDYGISVYTANGTWYSVNPRHPGETAYGTLEPLDTMVTAVALDHEGHLWIGYPGGLQIGDGKGYRAIQDLDLLKNRNINCMVRWGDEIWIATGRAGLHRYSEGAWTWYKPLGAEGLACYTVASMAVDAASDTLVIVSELDGVQVVSNGAGAIRFEPVISGGEPVRGIAGVRADPFGGVYLFNRTAVLHYTPGGEVVPVLDVGDLSAFPVAINDLAATPEGMLLVATDSGIYGWYLSDVVVHITSRDGLRSNFVKKLFVDADGRCWFVVPGNVGYIPPITEPATLTLSAVPVEVPDLPATPAPPTPAPDATPEEPAGMLESIRASLAAWVGSVSARVAGA; via the coding sequence ATGCACCGAGTTCTGATCCTCTCTGTTGTTGCGGCATCGCTTTTTCTTCCTCCCGCATCGGGCATCTACGTCGGCGTGCCCGACTATTATTCCGGTATCGCGTCCGCCGGCGTGACGGACGCGATCAACGGCCGTCACGGGGACGTCATCTTTGCGACCGATTACGGGATCTCCGTATACACGGCGAACGGCACCTGGTACTCGGTCAACCCGAGGCATCCGGGCGAGACGGCCTATGGCACGCTCGAGCCCCTCGACACCATGGTGACCGCGGTCGCCCTCGACCACGAGGGCCACCTCTGGATCGGCTACCCCGGCGGGCTACAGATCGGGGATGGGAAGGGATACAGGGCTATCCAGGACCTGGATCTCCTCAAGAACCGCAACATCAACTGCATGGTGCGCTGGGGGGACGAGATCTGGATCGCCACCGGGCGGGCGGGTCTCCACCGCTACTCTGAAGGAGCCTGGACGTGGTATAAACCGCTCGGCGCCGAGGGCCTCGCGTGCTACACGGTCGCAAGCATGGCGGTCGATGCCGCGAGCGATACGCTCGTCATCGTCTCCGAGCTCGACGGCGTCCAGGTCGTCTCGAACGGGGCCGGGGCGATCCGGTTCGAGCCGGTGATCTCCGGGGGCGAGCCCGTTCGGGGGATCGCCGGGGTCCGGGCCGACCCGTTCGGGGGCGTCTACCTCTTCAACCGCACGGCGGTCCTCCACTACACCCCCGGCGGGGAGGTGGTCCCGGTCCTCGACGTCGGAGACCTGAGCGCGTTCCCGGTCGCCATCAACGATCTCGCTGCAACGCCGGAGGGGATGCTTCTGGTCGCGACGGATAGCGGGATCTACGGCTGGTACCTCTCGGACGTCGTCGTGCATATCACCTCGCGCGACGGTCTCCGCTCGAACTTCGTCAAGAAACTCTTCGTCGACGCCGACGGTCGCTGCTGGTTCGTCGTTCCGGGGAACGTGGGCTACATCCCGCCGATAACGGAGCCGGCCACCCTCACCCTCTCCGCCGTCCCGGTAGAGGTGCCGGATCTGCCGGCGACACCCGCGCCCCCGACCCCGGCACCGGACGCGACGCCCGAAGAACCTGCCGGAATGCTCGAGAGCATCCGGGCGTCGCTTGCGGCGTGGGTCGGGTCGGTGAGCGCCCGGGTAGCCGGGGCGTGA
- a CDS encoding chemotaxis protein CheD — protein MNNFFGEGAAVILGLGEHRVGTCPMGTIGLGSCVALILHDRKRSLAGLAHIMLPESRGTTDRPGKFADTAMNVLLEEMARLGSTRFSITAIIVGGASMFEYSANSLNIGERNITAVRDLLQAQGIKIEYEEIGGKVGRSVYYWPEKGRLVVKRADGTCTEF, from the coding sequence ATGAACAACTTCTTCGGGGAGGGAGCAGCCGTGATCCTCGGTCTCGGGGAACACCGGGTCGGAACATGCCCGATGGGGACGATCGGGCTTGGTTCCTGCGTCGCGCTCATCCTGCACGACAGGAAACGATCGCTTGCAGGACTTGCTCATATCATGCTCCCCGAGAGCCGGGGGACCACCGACCGTCCCGGAAAGTTCGCGGATACCGCCATGAACGTCCTCCTTGAGGAGATGGCACGGCTCGGCAGCACGAGGTTCTCGATCACCGCGATCATCGTCGGGGGGGCGAGCATGTTCGAGTACTCGGCGAACTCCCTGAATATCGGGGAGAGGAACATCACCGCGGTCAGGGATCTGCTCCAGGCCCAGGGTATCAAGATCGAGTATGAGGAGATCGGAGGAAAGGTCGGGCGGTCCGTGTATTACTGGCCGGAGAAGGGCCGCCTTGTCGTCAAGAGGGCGGACGGGACATGCACCGAGTTCTGA
- the rqcH gene encoding ribosome rescue protein RqcH: MATLQGMSGVDLRALVAEAADRLPLWVGKIYQFDAKTLGIRLNGEDRAKYQFLIETGRRAHFVAEFPTPPKNPPSFAMLLRKHLEGGKVLGIRQLGIERTFSIDIGKRETTYHLIIELFDEGNAVLCDEGYTIVKPLWHHRFKNREVVPGVVYAFEGSDCSALPPEEFQKMLGGSDRDIVRTLAVGCMLGGAYAEEVCRMAGVEKSAPAAEVDAEPLREAFDRLMADVSRRAEPVITRSGCWPVVLAGDEVRERFATFSEALDAFYPKIVGKKEEEEAAAGKPRLSQEEVIRLRQAEAIKGFEKKIERNERFVEVLYENYTPVTGIITTLDAASKTRSWQEIERILKSSGDNPAAKMVRAVHPAEAAVEVDLSGERVKIYVHETIEQNIGRYYDQIRKFKKKKTGALAAMEKQIAAKPRQKQSLALQKKRWYHRFRWFTTSDGVLVIGGRDASQNEELVKKYMEGGDLFVHADVHGGSVVIVKGATERLDEAVRFAASYSNAWKVGHFTADVYAARPDQVSKTAESGEYVARGAFIVRGERQYFRNVPLGVAIGLATAPAVAVIGGPPEAVTGRVEAWVELRPGQFEPNDTAKKVVRTLREKLPTEDLKGLKNALNTEAVAAFVPPGGSDIVEP; this comes from the coding sequence ATGGCGACATTACAGGGAATGAGCGGGGTCGATCTTCGGGCGCTGGTAGCGGAGGCTGCCGATCGCCTCCCGCTCTGGGTCGGCAAGATCTACCAGTTCGATGCAAAGACCCTCGGCATCAGGCTGAACGGGGAAGACCGGGCCAAATACCAGTTCCTCATAGAGACCGGGCGGCGCGCCCACTTCGTCGCGGAGTTCCCCACGCCCCCGAAGAACCCGCCGAGTTTCGCGATGCTGCTCCGGAAGCACCTCGAGGGCGGGAAGGTCCTCGGCATCCGCCAGCTCGGGATCGAGCGCACCTTCAGCATCGATATCGGGAAGAGGGAGACGACCTACCACCTCATCATCGAGCTCTTCGACGAGGGGAACGCGGTCCTCTGCGACGAGGGCTACACGATCGTCAAGCCCCTCTGGCACCACCGGTTCAAGAACCGGGAGGTGGTCCCGGGCGTGGTCTACGCCTTCGAGGGCTCCGACTGCTCGGCGCTTCCGCCGGAAGAGTTCCAGAAGATGCTCGGCGGGTCCGACCGCGACATCGTCCGGACGCTCGCCGTCGGGTGCATGCTCGGCGGCGCGTATGCCGAGGAGGTCTGCCGGATGGCGGGCGTCGAGAAAAGCGCCCCTGCCGCCGAAGTGGACGCAGAGCCCTTGCGGGAGGCGTTCGACCGGCTGATGGCCGACGTCTCGCGGCGGGCCGAGCCGGTGATCACCCGGTCGGGCTGCTGGCCGGTGGTGCTTGCCGGCGACGAGGTCCGCGAGCGGTTTGCGACCTTCAGCGAGGCTCTCGACGCGTTCTACCCGAAGATCGTGGGGAAGAAAGAGGAAGAGGAGGCCGCAGCCGGAAAACCCCGCCTCTCCCAGGAAGAGGTGATCCGCCTCCGCCAGGCGGAGGCCATCAAGGGGTTCGAGAAGAAGATCGAGCGGAACGAGCGGTTCGTCGAGGTGCTCTACGAGAACTACACGCCTGTCACCGGGATCATCACGACGCTCGATGCCGCGAGCAAGACCCGCTCCTGGCAGGAGATCGAGCGGATCCTCAAATCGAGCGGCGATAACCCGGCGGCGAAGATGGTCCGCGCGGTCCACCCCGCGGAGGCGGCGGTGGAGGTCGATCTATCCGGCGAGCGGGTGAAGATCTACGTCCACGAGACGATCGAGCAGAACATCGGCCGCTACTACGACCAGATCCGGAAGTTCAAGAAGAAGAAGACGGGCGCGCTCGCGGCCATGGAGAAGCAGATCGCCGCAAAGCCCCGGCAGAAGCAGAGCCTTGCCCTCCAGAAGAAGCGGTGGTACCACCGGTTCCGCTGGTTCACGACCTCCGACGGCGTCCTCGTCATCGGCGGCCGGGACGCCTCCCAGAACGAGGAGCTCGTCAAGAAGTACATGGAGGGCGGAGACCTCTTCGTCCACGCCGACGTCCACGGCGGGAGCGTCGTCATCGTGAAGGGCGCGACGGAGCGCCTGGACGAGGCCGTGCGGTTCGCCGCCTCCTACTCCAACGCATGGAAAGTCGGGCACTTCACCGCGGACGTCTACGCCGCCCGCCCCGACCAGGTGAGCAAGACGGCCGAGTCCGGCGAGTACGTGGCCCGGGGCGCCTTCATCGTCCGGGGAGAGCGGCAGTATTTCAGGAACGTCCCCCTCGGGGTCGCGATCGGTCTTGCAACGGCGCCCGCGGTCGCCGTCATCGGCGGCCCGCCGGAAGCCGTCACCGGGCGCGTGGAAGCATGGGTGGAACTCCGCCCCGGCCAGTTCGAGCCGAACGACACCGCAAAGAAGGTCGTCCGAACACTCAGGGAGAAACTCCCGACCGAAGACCTCAAGGGACTCAAGAACGCGCTGAACACCGAGGCGGTCGCCGCGTTCGTCCCGCCGGGAGGCTCGGATATCGTAGAACCATGA
- a CDS encoding mRNA surveillance protein pelota: MKAEVKELRRLFGEIRLFPETLDDIWHLSHLVGPGDLVFATTFRSVEGAADKLRPEKIEKRPVRLGIRVEKVEFHQHTNRLRIGGIIESGVDVALHHTLNVESGFEISVVKQWRPVDCERIRRAIDASAYGVVHVVSVEEGEAEIYRLRQFGPEWVTTITAGSSKGADVGTRSALFERTLEPLAAVTGPLVVAGPGFVKDEFASYVKARAPGLAERMVVVETRRIGRGAVQEVIGQGILERLLGDLHLAREVRLMDEVLLRIATEGAVAYGLAEVHKAVDYGAAETVLVADTLLRDEGATRVIEEAEHVNATVVVLSTEFEPGERLAALGGAAALLRYKIE; this comes from the coding sequence ATGAAGGCCGAAGTCAAGGAGTTGCGCAGGCTGTTCGGGGAGATACGCCTCTTCCCCGAGACGCTCGACGACATCTGGCACCTCTCCCACCTGGTCGGGCCGGGGGACCTCGTCTTTGCCACGACCTTCCGGAGCGTGGAAGGGGCGGCCGACAAACTCCGCCCGGAGAAGATCGAGAAGCGGCCGGTCCGGCTCGGGATCCGGGTCGAGAAGGTGGAGTTTCACCAGCACACGAACCGGCTCCGTATCGGGGGGATCATCGAGAGCGGTGTGGACGTCGCCTTGCATCACACTCTCAACGTCGAATCGGGGTTCGAGATCTCGGTCGTCAAACAGTGGCGGCCCGTCGACTGCGAGCGGATACGGCGGGCGATCGATGCCTCCGCGTACGGCGTGGTCCACGTCGTGAGCGTCGAGGAGGGGGAGGCAGAGATCTACCGCCTGCGGCAGTTCGGCCCGGAATGGGTGACGACGATCACGGCCGGGAGCAGCAAGGGCGCGGACGTCGGCACCCGGTCAGCGCTCTTTGAGAGGACGCTCGAACCGCTCGCCGCGGTCACGGGCCCTCTCGTCGTCGCGGGGCCGGGGTTCGTGAAGGACGAGTTCGCGAGTTACGTGAAGGCCCGTGCGCCCGGGCTCGCCGAGCGGATGGTCGTCGTCGAGACCCGGCGCATAGGACGGGGCGCCGTGCAGGAGGTGATCGGGCAGGGGATCCTCGAGCGGCTGCTCGGCGACCTCCACCTTGCCCGCGAGGTCCGGCTGATGGACGAGGTCCTCCTCCGGATCGCGACCGAAGGAGCCGTCGCCTACGGTCTCGCCGAGGTGCATAAGGCGGTCGATTACGGTGCGGCCGAGACGGTGCTGGTCGCCGACACCCTTCTCCGGGACGAAGGGGCGACCCGCGTCATCGAGGAGGCCGAGCACGTCAACGCAACGGTCGTGGTGCTGAGCACCGAGTTCGAGCCGGGAGAACGCCTCGCAGCCCTCGGCGGCGCCGCGGCGCTCCTGCGGTATAAGATCGAGTGA
- a CDS encoding methyl-accepting chemotaxis protein, with product MNIEIEGSPADRPTTCGHEENLYRSLIDLTYDWEYLRGENGRFFYSSPSCERITGYRPDEFLSDPVLLEKILLPADLPAFREYEAAIRDGRDVSTVELRIRRKDGNVRWIGHLTRSAGIEEYGTAYRSSNRDITEDVVERERNLEKERLYHAIIDATYDWEYLQGEDGRFIYVSPSCERITGYSPGDFYARPGLLEEIVHPEDRPYVLEYFRNVRAGGEAARAVETLEFRVVRKDGSLRWIGHLSLRVDLPDGRFLGYRSSNRDMTPDVAEREKKMRAIANLQKKAELLNRTFMQENPLAMAILDPERRILEANAAFEHLFRRSGEELLQRPLQSLAVERESGDDLFAVYGSGRKSQGEYRFACGDGSTRYVLLDAIPFLDDAGRLEISLYVFRDVTGQKRQEREIREMMASAEERAEVLDRSAAGLGSAIRSLSGGDLTVRAPMADDDPLVDVKQDYNAALGAIEGLVGDVERTIGSLEGHVARTTGNIEEISDALLTVAENSSNSAGEAERQLEAIEGAHGKISSMLDSIQEIAETARYVRKISAETTTIGDTAAAIGKETTRKMRAVEDTSRESMNDITRLNEEMVNIEAITRLLNEITAQTRLLALNAAIEAARAGEHGRGFAVVADEVKNLADQAKGATREIDDLIERIQRDSRRTSEKMRHAFDEVTGGIEMVQEIIGMLDAIIGKAGESAEGIAQIARGTEEQARISNSVMATMDEATAMTRTARQLVTKNAGLVRDVSGSAGAVAEGAREMNALTLSLKEKMGRFTVH from the coding sequence ATGAACATAGAGATCGAGGGATCCCCTGCGGATCGACCAACCACCTGCGGCCATGAGGAGAACCTCTACCGCTCCCTCATTGACCTCACCTACGACTGGGAGTACCTCCGGGGAGAGAACGGGAGATTCTTCTACTCTTCCCCCTCCTGCGAGCGGATCACCGGCTACCGGCCGGATGAGTTCCTCTCCGACCCCGTGCTTCTGGAGAAGATCCTCCTCCCCGCAGACCTTCCGGCCTTCCGCGAGTACGAGGCCGCGATCAGGGACGGCCGGGACGTCTCGACCGTCGAACTCAGAATCCGGAGGAAGGACGGTAATGTCAGGTGGATCGGGCACCTCACGCGCAGCGCCGGGATAGAAGAGTACGGAACGGCGTACCGGAGCAGCAACCGCGACATCACGGAGGACGTTGTGGAGAGGGAGCGCAACCTGGAGAAGGAACGGCTGTACCACGCGATCATCGACGCCACCTACGACTGGGAGTACCTCCAGGGCGAAGACGGCCGTTTCATCTACGTCTCCCCTTCCTGCGAGCGGATCACCGGATACTCTCCCGGCGACTTCTACGCGAGGCCCGGCCTTCTCGAGGAGATCGTCCACCCGGAAGACCGGCCGTACGTGCTTGAGTACTTCAGGAACGTCCGGGCGGGAGGGGAGGCCGCACGGGCCGTCGAGACCCTCGAGTTCAGGGTCGTCAGGAAGGACGGCAGCCTCCGCTGGATCGGCCACCTCAGCCTCAGGGTAGACCTCCCGGACGGGCGGTTCCTCGGATACCGTTCGAGCAACCGCGACATGACGCCTGACGTTGCCGAGCGCGAGAAGAAGATGCGAGCGATCGCGAACCTCCAGAAGAAGGCCGAGCTGCTCAACAGGACCTTCATGCAGGAGAACCCTCTCGCCATGGCGATCCTCGATCCGGAGCGGAGGATCCTGGAAGCGAACGCCGCCTTCGAACACCTCTTCCGGCGTTCCGGAGAGGAACTGCTGCAGAGACCCCTCCAGAGTCTTGCCGTCGAACGGGAGAGCGGCGACGACCTCTTCGCGGTCTATGGGTCGGGGAGGAAGTCGCAGGGGGAGTACCGCTTCGCCTGCGGGGACGGGAGCACCCGATACGTCCTCCTCGACGCCATCCCCTTCCTCGACGACGCCGGTCGCCTCGAGATCTCGCTCTACGTCTTCCGCGACGTCACGGGGCAGAAGAGGCAGGAACGCGAGATCCGGGAGATGATGGCGAGTGCGGAGGAACGGGCGGAGGTCCTCGACCGGAGCGCTGCCGGTCTCGGCTCTGCCATACGGTCCCTCTCCGGAGGGGACCTGACGGTCAGGGCCCCGATGGCCGACGACGATCCCCTCGTGGACGTCAAGCAGGACTACAACGCTGCCCTCGGTGCCATAGAAGGGCTGGTCGGGGACGTCGAGAGGACCATCGGGAGCCTCGAGGGGCACGTCGCCCGGACGACAGGAAACATCGAGGAGATCAGCGATGCCCTCCTCACGGTCGCGGAGAACAGCAGTAACTCGGCCGGAGAGGCGGAGAGGCAGCTTGAGGCGATCGAGGGGGCTCACGGCAAGATCTCCTCGATGCTCGACTCCATTCAGGAGATTGCGGAGACTGCGCGCTACGTCCGGAAGATCTCCGCCGAGACCACGACCATCGGGGATACGGCGGCGGCCATCGGGAAAGAGACGACCCGGAAGATGCGGGCGGTCGAGGATACGTCTCGCGAGAGTATGAACGACATCACCCGCTTAAACGAAGAGATGGTGAATATCGAGGCGATCACCAGACTCCTCAACGAGATCACGGCGCAGACCCGGCTTCTAGCCCTCAACGCGGCGATCGAAGCGGCCCGGGCCGGGGAGCACGGGCGGGGCTTCGCGGTCGTCGCCGACGAGGTGAAGAACCTCGCCGACCAGGCGAAAGGGGCGACGCGGGAGATCGACGACCTGATCGAGAGGATCCAGAGGGACAGCCGGAGGACGTCGGAGAAGATGCGCCACGCCTTCGACGAGGTGACCGGCGGGATCGAGATGGTCCAGGAGATCATCGGCATGCTCGACGCCATCATAGGAAAAGCGGGGGAGAGCGCGGAGGGGATCGCGCAGATTGCACGGGGGACAGAGGAGCAGGCCCGGATCTCGAACAGCGTAATGGCGACGATGGATGAGGCGACGGCCATGACGCGGACGGCCCGGCAACTCGTGACGAAGAACGCCGGCCTGGTCCGGGACGTGAGCGGGTCGGCCGGGGCCGTCGCGGAGGGCGCACGGGAGATGAACGCCCTCACCCTCTCGCTGAAGGAGAAGATGGGCCGGTTCACCGTCCACTGA
- a CDS encoding chemotaxis protein CheC, translated as MELDPIQKDALSEFGNIGAAHAATTLSQMLMSPIEMTVPEVQVVDIAEMHNYIGSEVSAMVVFQIQGEVADGGYIVVSMPRETIIQMTNMMLGTTGADREINEMDQSAAIEIGNIMISAFLDATAELLGIVMLPSPPALAIDMAHAAFESIVAQVACDVNDVLIFNTVLTSDAPPVHGCIYMLPNADLMRQLILMLEQLMGPLS; from the coding sequence ATGGAACTGGATCCGATTCAGAAAGACGCGCTCTCGGAGTTTGGGAACATCGGTGCAGCGCACGCAGCAACAACACTCTCACAGATGCTGATGAGCCCGATCGAGATGACGGTACCCGAAGTGCAGGTCGTCGATATCGCCGAGATGCACAACTACATCGGCAGCGAGGTCTCGGCCATGGTCGTCTTCCAGATTCAGGGAGAGGTCGCGGACGGCGGCTACATCGTCGTCAGCATGCCCAGGGAGACGATCATCCAGATGACGAACATGATGCTCGGGACCACCGGTGCCGACCGTGAGATCAACGAGATGGACCAGAGCGCCGCGATCGAGATCGGAAACATCATGATCTCGGCGTTCCTCGATGCGACCGCGGAGCTGCTGGGTATCGTCATGCTGCCGTCCCCCCCGGCGCTGGCGATCGATATGGCGCATGCGGCCTTCGAGTCCATCGTCGCGCAGGTGGCCTGCGACGTGAACGACGTCCTGATCTTCAACACCGTGCTCACGAGCGACGCACCGCCCGTCCACGGGTGCATCTACATGCTCCCGAACGCAGATCTCATGCGGCAATTAATCCTCATGCTGGAGCAGCTGATGGGGCCGCTCTCCTGA